One window from the genome of Myxococcales bacterium encodes:
- a CDS encoding ABC transporter substrate-binding protein: protein MLACLVGLAALAGACERKVRQTADDTIVMLVEKAMKTADGRYTSNAYDQKLSRLVTRGLTTLDPLSLEPTLDLAAAIEMRSPTEAWVTLRPGLRFSTGTPLTADDVAFTYQSIIAPGSDSSLTTATREKFVDVTAVDARVVRFTLQAPLATLWSDLEVGIVSRAAADAKGQFAGGRVVGAGPYVLQDLTPQRARLVVNPYFDGVPPRTPKIEMRFVTAQPARALMMAGGAADLVQNAIQVDLLDDLAKRPRLVIETAPSVILTYLMMNHRDAALGNVRVRRAIAHAVDRPGIIAAKFGGRAVLATGLIAPTHWSYFGDVATYAYDVARAKALLDEAGYPDPDGEGPLPRLSLVYKTSSDQFRVAIARVIAAQLGAVGIAVEVRAFEFATMFADVKQGNYQLASMQTSEITDPDYLYIYFHSAQAPSKTNPNGTNRWFYANPAFDALCEAGRRELDRGKRLDLYRQAQAIFAQDVPVVPLWHEDNIAVRNITLQGYELSANARFGGLTVAAKP from the coding sequence ATGCTTGCCTGCCTGGTGGGCCTTGCGGCGCTTGCCGGGGCGTGCGAACGCAAGGTGCGACAGACGGCGGATGACACGATCGTCATGCTCGTCGAAAAGGCGATGAAGACGGCCGATGGGCGCTACACGTCCAATGCGTACGATCAAAAACTTTCGCGCTTGGTGACGCGCGGGCTGACGACGCTCGACCCCCTCTCGCTCGAGCCCACGCTAGATCTCGCCGCCGCCATTGAGATGCGATCGCCGACGGAGGCGTGGGTGACGCTGCGACCGGGCCTGCGTTTCTCCACCGGCACGCCGCTAACTGCCGATGACGTCGCGTTCACGTACCAATCGATCATCGCGCCGGGCAGCGATAGCTCGCTGACGACGGCGACGCGCGAAAAATTTGTCGACGTCACCGCCGTGGATGCGCGGGTGGTCCGCTTTACGCTGCAGGCGCCGCTCGCCACGTTGTGGTCCGATCTTGAGGTCGGCATTGTGTCGCGTGCGGCCGCCGACGCCAAGGGCCAGTTCGCCGGTGGGCGCGTCGTTGGTGCGGGACCGTATGTCCTGCAAGACCTCACGCCGCAGCGCGCGCGGCTCGTCGTGAATCCGTATTTTGATGGGGTGCCGCCGCGCACGCCCAAGATCGAGATGCGCTTTGTCACCGCCCAACCCGCGCGCGCCTTGATGATGGCCGGTGGCGCCGCCGATTTGGTGCAAAACGCCATCCAAGTCGATCTGCTCGACGATTTGGCCAAGCGACCGCGGCTCGTCATCGAGACCGCGCCCAGCGTCATCTTGACCTATCTCATGATGAACCATCGCGACGCGGCGCTCGGCAACGTGCGCGTACGACGTGCCATCGCCCACGCCGTCGACCGCCCGGGCATCATTGCCGCCAAGTTTGGCGGCCGGGCGGTGCTCGCGACCGGGCTCATCGCGCCGACGCATTGGTCCTATTTTGGCGACGTCGCGACCTATGCCTATGACGTGGCGCGCGCGAAGGCGCTGCTCGATGAGGCCGGCTACCCGGACCCCGACGGCGAGGGCCCGTTGCCTAGGCTGTCGCTTGTCTACAAGACCAGCTCGGACCAGTTTCGCGTCGCGATCGCGCGCGTGATCGCGGCGCAGCTTGGCGCCGTCGGCATTGCCGTCGAGGTGCGCGCGTTTGAATTCGCGACCATGTTCGCCGACGTCAAGCAAGGCAACTACCAGCTCGCGTCGATGCAGACCTCGGAAATTACCGACCCTGATTATCTCTATATCTATTTCCACAGCGCGCAGGCGCCGAGCAAGACCAACCCGAATGGGACCAATCGGTGGTTTTACGCCAATCCCGCGTTCGATGCCTTGTGCGAGGCGGGGCGGCGCGAGCTCGACCGCGGCAAGCGCCTCGACCTCTATCGCCAGGCCCAGGCGATCTTCGCGCAGGATGTGCCGGTCGTCCCGCTATGGCATGAAGATAACATCGCGGTGCGCAACATCACGCTGCAGGGCTACGAGCTCTCAGCCAATGCGCGGTTTGGCGGCCTCACGGTCGCGGCTAAGCCGTGA
- the dacB gene encoding D-alanyl-D-alanine carboxypeptidase/D-alanyl-D-alanine-endopeptidase: protein MRTYQAWAFVAGLSAIATSMIATASRRQAPGPAVAAAEAPTQGAPPPHFLTDKQAWITAHIDARIAATPSLAQARIAVFAQRLADGAILYQRDGDAPYNLASNAKLITAVTALTVLGPSYRFTTAVYAKGYHAGAGTIEALFLRGGGDPTLTEDDLSALAKALAARGVRTVRQVYWDDGMFDDVGDPPRFDDAPEERAPFRASTSALSVNGNVVRVEALAGNGGSAAIEVHPPTLGAIKVKAAAIVVGDDRRSAMMMWARPQRGKDGAMITEIEVRGSMARRDGVISQRRRLESPARVAAECFVYYLRKQGIKAAAPAGRRIAPPALTLVAAHTSAPLAQILGAVGKHSNNFVAEMIFKATGAVGAGASGATWGDAQRAATNMLASLGIDTASVRLENGSGLYDASAVSAAQLVAVIAAGMRSWRLQPEFIASLAIGGHDGTLASRYYDMPVRGYVRGKTGTLDRVSTLAGIIGTNTLDPIAFAIFVNDMPIAAKADARQLQDEIVAALFSGLR from the coding sequence GTGCGAACCTACCAGGCCTGGGCGTTTGTTGCGGGGTTGTCGGCAATCGCGACAAGTATGATCGCAACCGCGTCCAGGCGGCAAGCGCCGGGGCCAGCTGTTGCGGCCGCCGAAGCGCCCACGCAGGGCGCGCCGCCGCCGCATTTCTTGACCGACAAGCAGGCGTGGATCACCGCGCACATCGATGCGCGCATTGCAGCCACCCCGAGCCTGGCACAGGCACGCATCGCGGTATTTGCGCAGCGGCTTGCCGACGGGGCCATCCTGTATCAGCGCGATGGCGACGCGCCATACAATCTCGCGTCTAATGCCAAGCTGATCACCGCCGTCACGGCACTCACCGTGCTCGGCCCAAGCTATCGCTTCACCACCGCGGTCTACGCCAAGGGCTACCATGCTGGCGCGGGCACCATTGAGGCCTTGTTCTTGCGCGGCGGCGGCGACCCGACGCTGACCGAGGATGACTTATCAGCGCTGGCCAAGGCGCTAGCGGCCCGAGGTGTGCGCACCGTGCGTCAGGTGTATTGGGACGACGGCATGTTCGATGACGTCGGCGATCCGCCGCGCTTTGACGACGCGCCCGAGGAGCGCGCCCCGTTTCGCGCCTCGACCTCGGCGCTTTCGGTCAACGGCAACGTTGTCCGCGTCGAGGCCCTTGCAGGCAACGGTGGCAGCGCCGCCATTGAGGTGCATCCGCCCACCCTCGGCGCGATCAAGGTGAAGGCCGCCGCCATCGTCGTTGGCGACGATCGCCGCAGCGCCATGATGATGTGGGCGCGGCCACAGCGCGGCAAGGACGGCGCCATGATCACAGAAATCGAAGTCCGCGGCTCGATGGCGCGCCGCGATGGCGTGATTTCACAACGCCGTCGCCTGGAGTCGCCGGCGCGCGTCGCCGCCGAATGCTTCGTCTATTACCTGCGCAAGCAGGGCATCAAGGCCGCTGCCCCCGCCGGGCGACGGATCGCGCCCCCCGCGCTCACGTTGGTGGCGGCACATACGAGCGCCCCACTCGCTCAAATTCTCGGCGCGGTCGGCAAGCACTCCAACAATTTTGTCGCCGAAATGATTTTCAAGGCCACGGGCGCGGTGGGCGCTGGCGCCTCGGGGGCAACCTGGGGCGATGCCCAGCGCGCCGCCACCAACATGCTCGCCTCGCTCGGCATTGATACCGCGTCGGTGCGCCTCGAAAACGGCTCGGGTCTCTATGATGCCTCCGCGGTTTCAGCGGCGCAACTCGTCGCGGTCATCGCGGCCGGCATGCGATCCTGGCGCCTGCAACCCGAATTTATCGCCTCGCTCGCCATCGGCGGCCATGATGGTACGCTCGCCAGCCGCTACTACGACATGCCGGTGCGTGGCTATGTCCGCGGCAAAACCGGCACGCTCGATCGAGTGTCGACGTTGGCGGGCATCATCGGCACCAACACCCTGGACCCTATTGCGTTTGCCATCTTTGTCAATGACATGCCCATCGCCGCGAAGGCCGACGCGCGGCAACTCCAAGATGAAATCGTGGCGGCCCTTTTTTCGGGCTTGCGCTAA